In a single window of the Rattus norvegicus strain BN/NHsdMcwi chromosome 6, GRCr8, whole genome shotgun sequence genome:
- the Rab15 gene encoding ras-related protein Rab-15 isoform X2: MKTIEVDGIKVRIQIWDTAGQERYQTITKQYYRRAQGIFLVYDISSERSYQHIMKWVSDVDEYAPEGVQKILIGNKADEEQKRQVGREQGQQLAKEYGMDFYETSACTNLNIKESFTRLTELVLQAHRKELDGLRTCASNELALAELEEDEGKTEGPANSSKTCWC; encoded by the exons ATGAAAACCATCGAAGTAGACGGCATCAAAGTGAGGATACAGATTTG GGACACAGCAGGGCAGGAGAGGTACCAGACTATCACAAAACAGTACTACCGGCGAGCCCAG gGAATATTTTTAGTCTACGACATTAGCAGCGAGCGCTCTTATCAGCACATCATGAAGTGGGTCAGTGACGTGGATGAG TACGCCCCAGAAGGCGTCCAGAAGATCCTCATCGGGAATAAGGCTGACGAAGAACAGAAACGGCAGGTGGGGAGAGAGCAAGGGCAGCAG CTGGCTAAGGAGTATGGCATGGACTTTTACGAAACAAGTGCCTGCACCAACCTTAACATTAAAGAG TCCTTCACTCGTCTGACCGAGCTGGTGCTGCAGGCTCACAGGAAAGAGCTGGATGGTCTCCGAACATGTGCCAGCAATGAGCTCGCACTGGCCGAGCTGGAGGAAGACGAAGGCAAAACTGAAGGCCCAGCAAACTCTTCAAAGACCTGCTGGTGCTGA
- the Gpx2 gene encoding glutathione peroxidase 2 (UGA stop codon recoded as selenocysteine), with amino-acid sequence MAYIAKSFYDLSAIGLDGEKIDFNTFRGRAVLIENVASLUGTTTRDYTQLNELQCRFPRRLVVLGFPCNQFGHQENCQNEEILNSLKYVRPGGGFQPTFSLTQKCDVNGQNQHPVFAYLKDKLPYPYDDPFSLMTDPKLIIWSPVRRSDVSWNFEKFLIGPEGEPFRRYSRTFQTINIEPDIKRLLKVAI; translated from the exons ATGGCTTACATCGCCAAGTCTTTTTACGATCTCAGTGCCATCGGCCTGGATGGGGAGAAGATAGACTTCAACACGTTCCGAGGCAGGGCCGTGCTGATTGAGAATGTGGCCTCGCTCTGAGGAACAACTACCCGGGACTACACCCAGCTCAATGAGTTGCAGTGCCGCTTTCCCAGGCGCCTAGTGGTTCTCGGCTTCCCTTGCAACCAGTTCGGACATCAG GAGAACTGTCAGAATGAGGAGATCCTGAACAGCCTCAAGTATGTCCGCCCTGGGGGTGGGTTCCAGCCCACCTTCAGTCTTACCCAAAAGTGTGATGTCAATGGGCAGAATCAGCATCCTGTCTTTGCCTACCTGAAAGACAAGCTGCCCTACCCTTATGACGACCCATTCTCCCTCATGACCGATCCCAAGCTCATCATATGGAGTCCGGTGCGCCGCTCAGATGTGTCCTGGAACTTTGAGAAGTTCCTCATAGGGCCAGAAGGGGAGCCTTTCCGTCGCTACAGCCGCACCTTCCAGACCATCAACATCGAGCCTGACATCAAACGTCTCCTCAAAGTTGCCATCTAA
- the Rab15 gene encoding ras-related protein Rab-15 isoform X1 produces the protein MKAFQLGVSPGVDFKMKTIEVDGIKVRIQIWDTAGQERYQTITKQYYRRAQGIFLVYDISSERSYQHIMKWVSDVDEYAPEGVQKILIGNKADEEQKRQVGREQGQQLAKEYGMDFYETSACTNLNIKESFTRLTELVLQAHRKELDGLRTCASNELALAELEEDEGKTEGPANSSKTCWC, from the exons GTGTTGACTTTAAGATGAAAACCATCGAAGTAGACGGCATCAAAGTGAGGATACAGATTTG GGACACAGCAGGGCAGGAGAGGTACCAGACTATCACAAAACAGTACTACCGGCGAGCCCAG gGAATATTTTTAGTCTACGACATTAGCAGCGAGCGCTCTTATCAGCACATCATGAAGTGGGTCAGTGACGTGGATGAG TACGCCCCAGAAGGCGTCCAGAAGATCCTCATCGGGAATAAGGCTGACGAAGAACAGAAACGGCAGGTGGGGAGAGAGCAAGGGCAGCAG CTGGCTAAGGAGTATGGCATGGACTTTTACGAAACAAGTGCCTGCACCAACCTTAACATTAAAGAG TCCTTCACTCGTCTGACCGAGCTGGTGCTGCAGGCTCACAGGAAAGAGCTGGATGGTCTCCGAACATGTGCCAGCAATGAGCTCGCACTGGCCGAGCTGGAGGAAGACGAAGGCAAAACTGAAGGCCCAGCAAACTCTTCAAAGACCTGCTGGTGCTGA